In a genomic window of Physeter macrocephalus isolate SW-GA chromosome 14, ASM283717v5, whole genome shotgun sequence:
- the CST9L gene encoding cystatin-9-like isoform X2, which translates to MPTAMLCWQWTCRWAQPCALLLFLLGPQLLVTQDWDSQEEANDDQRASKNYFLATVEYGLHIFNLRSQDSNAYKVVRVLRSWKEPVDFGIVFSTELQLGRTRCGKFDEDIDNCPFQASPDVNNTITCFFTIITDPWRTKFQLLNNTCSEGSTE; encoded by the exons ATGCCCACAGCCATGCTTTGCTGGCAGTGGACGTGCAGGTGGGCTCAGCCCTGTGCCCTGCTCCTGTTTCTCTTAGGTCCCCAGCTCCTGGTGACTCAAGACTGGGATTCGCAAGAGGAGGCGAATGATGATCAACGAGCCTCAAAGAACTACTTCCTTGCCACAGTGGAGTACGGCTTACACATATTCAACCTGAGGAGCCAGGACAGCAATGCCTACAAGGTGGTGCGCGTCCTGAGGTCGTGGAAGGAGCCG GTTGATTTCGGCATCGTGTTCTCCACGGAGCTGCAGCTCGGCCGAACCAGGTGTGGGAAATTTGACGAAGACATTGACAACTGTCCGTTTCAAGCAAGTCCAGACGTGAACAAT ACCATCACCTGCTTCTTTACAATCATCACTGACCCATGGAGAACAAAGTTTCAACTCTTGAACAACACCTGCTCAGAGGGCTCCACTGAGTGA
- the CST9L gene encoding cystatin-9-like isoform X1: MPTAMLCWQWTCRWAQPCALLLFLLGPQLLVTQDWDSQEEANDDQRASKNYFLATVEYGLHIFNLRSQDSNAYKVVRVLRSWKEPVDFGIVFSTELQLGRTRCGKFDEDIDNCPFQASPDVNNVRLGQRPSGYMAVDAASGQGVWGVMTTPFQGTRRGICRTEPSQAGQPRSLVRPWPV; the protein is encoded by the exons ATGCCCACAGCCATGCTTTGCTGGCAGTGGACGTGCAGGTGGGCTCAGCCCTGTGCCCTGCTCCTGTTTCTCTTAGGTCCCCAGCTCCTGGTGACTCAAGACTGGGATTCGCAAGAGGAGGCGAATGATGATCAACGAGCCTCAAAGAACTACTTCCTTGCCACAGTGGAGTACGGCTTACACATATTCAACCTGAGGAGCCAGGACAGCAATGCCTACAAGGTGGTGCGCGTCCTGAGGTCGTGGAAGGAGCCG GTTGATTTCGGCATCGTGTTCTCCACGGAGCTGCAGCTCGGCCGAACCAGGTGTGGGAAATTTGACGAAGACATTGACAACTGTCCGTTTCAAGCAAGTCCAGACGTGAACAATGTAAGACTCGGACAGCGGCCCTCAGGTTATATGGCCGTGGACGCTGCCtcggggcagggggtgtggggagtGATGACAACGCCATTCCAAGGGACACGGAGGGGCATTTGCAGGACGGAGCCCAGCCAGGCCGGCCAGCCCCGGTCACTTGTACGCCCCTGGCCTGTCTAG